In a genomic window of Streptomyces katrae:
- the lexA gene encoding transcriptional repressor LexA produces the protein MTTTADSATITAQNRSQSRLEPVHAMNDASQNPEAEATVRPARSLPGRPPGIRADSSGLTDRQRRVIEVIRDSVQRRGYPPSMREIGQAVGLSSTSSVAHQLMALERKGFLRRDPHRPRAYEVRGSDQPSSQPTDTTGKPAASYVPLVGRIAAGGPILAEESVEDVFPLPRQLVGDGELFVLKVVGDSMIEAAICDGDWVTVRRQPVAENGDIVAAMLDGEATVKRFKREDGHVWLLPHNAAYQPIPGDEATILGKVVAVLRRV, from the coding sequence GTGACCACCACCGCAGACAGTGCCACCATCACTGCCCAGAACCGCTCCCAGAGCCGACTCGAGCCGGTGCATGCCATGAATGACGCAAGTCAGAACCCGGAGGCGGAGGCGACCGTACGCCCCGCACGCTCGCTGCCAGGGCGGCCTCCAGGCATCCGCGCCGACAGCTCCGGGCTCACGGACCGGCAGCGGAGGGTCATCGAGGTCATCCGGGACTCGGTGCAGCGCCGCGGCTACCCGCCGTCGATGCGCGAGATCGGCCAGGCCGTGGGTCTCTCCAGCACGTCCTCCGTCGCTCACCAGCTGATGGCCCTGGAGCGGAAGGGCTTCCTGCGCCGCGACCCGCACCGCCCCCGCGCCTACGAGGTGCGCGGCTCGGACCAGCCCAGCTCGCAGCCCACCGACACCACCGGCAAGCCCGCCGCCTCCTACGTCCCCCTGGTCGGCCGGATCGCGGCCGGCGGCCCGATCCTCGCCGAGGAGTCGGTCGAGGACGTGTTCCCGCTCCCCCGCCAGCTCGTCGGCGACGGTGAGCTGTTCGTCCTCAAGGTCGTCGGCGATTCGATGATCGAGGCGGCCATCTGCGACGGCGACTGGGTCACCGTCCGCCGCCAGCCGGTCGCGGAGAACGGCGACATCGTCGCCGCCATGCTCGACGGCGAGGCCACCGTCAAGCGCTTCAAGCGGGAGGACGGCCATGTCTGGCTGCTCCCGCACAACGCCGCCTACCAGCCGATCCCCGGCGACGAGGCGACCATCCTCGGCAAGGTCGTCGCGGTACTGCGCCGGGTCTGA
- a CDS encoding diaminobutyrate--2-oxoglutarate transaminase family protein: MSLTEQAAAAAQIPPQGGRGPGAAEGILRRQALRESAARTYARSLPIVPVRARGLTIEGADGRRYLDCLSGAGTLALGHNHPVVLEAIRRVLDSGAPLHVLDLATPVKDAFTTELFANLPAGLAADARVQFCGPAGTDAVEAALKLVRVATGRSGLLAFAGAYHGMTAGALAASGGAPDVRVTRLPYPQDYRCPFGVGGPEGARLSATWTESLLDDPKGGVPAPAGMLVEPVQGEGGVHPAPDDWLRRMREITEARGIPLIADEVQTGVGRTGAFWGVDHAGVVPDVMVLSKAIGGSLPLAVIVYRSELDAWEPGAHAGTFRGNQLAMAAGTATLAYVRHNGLAGRAAELGGRMLTALRGLAADQPCVGDVRGRGLMLGVEIIDPDTGAAAPALAAAIRQECLDRGLIVELGGRHGAVVRLLPPLTLTDEQATAVLDRLADAVPAAAH, from the coding sequence GTGTCCCTGACCGAGCAGGCCGCAGCCGCGGCACAGATCCCGCCCCAGGGCGGCCGGGGGCCTGGTGCGGCCGAGGGGATCCTGCGCAGGCAGGCACTGCGGGAGTCCGCGGCCCGGACGTACGCCCGCTCGCTGCCCATCGTCCCGGTACGGGCGCGCGGGCTGACCATCGAAGGTGCCGACGGGCGGCGCTACCTCGACTGTCTCTCGGGCGCGGGCACCCTCGCCCTCGGGCACAACCACCCCGTGGTCCTCGAAGCCATCCGCCGGGTCCTCGACTCGGGGGCCCCGCTGCATGTGCTCGACCTCGCCACCCCGGTCAAGGACGCCTTCACCACCGAGCTCTTCGCGAACCTGCCGGCCGGGCTGGCCGCCGACGCCCGCGTCCAGTTCTGCGGGCCGGCCGGGACGGACGCGGTCGAGGCCGCGCTCAAGCTGGTCCGGGTCGCCACCGGACGCTCCGGCCTGCTCGCCTTCGCCGGGGCCTACCACGGCATGACGGCCGGCGCCCTGGCCGCCTCCGGTGGCGCCCCCGACGTCCGCGTGACCCGGCTGCCGTACCCGCAGGACTACCGGTGCCCGTTCGGGGTCGGGGGTCCGGAGGGCGCCCGGCTCTCGGCGACCTGGACCGAAAGCCTCCTCGACGACCCCAAGGGCGGGGTCCCCGCCCCGGCGGGCATGCTCGTCGAACCCGTCCAGGGCGAGGGCGGGGTCCACCCGGCCCCGGACGACTGGCTGCGCCGCATGCGGGAGATCACCGAGGCCCGGGGAATCCCGCTGATCGCGGACGAGGTCCAGACCGGGGTGGGCCGCACCGGCGCCTTCTGGGGCGTCGACCACGCCGGGGTGGTCCCCGACGTGATGGTGCTGTCCAAGGCCATCGGCGGCAGCCTGCCGCTCGCCGTGATCGTCTACCGCTCGGAGCTGGACGCCTGGGAGCCGGGAGCCCATGCCGGAACGTTCCGCGGCAACCAGCTCGCCATGGCGGCCGGCACCGCCACCCTCGCCTACGTCCGCCACAACGGCCTCGCCGGGCGCGCCGCCGAACTGGGCGGCCGGATGCTCACCGCCCTGCGCGGCCTGGCGGCCGACCAGCCCTGCGTAGGCGACGTACGTGGCAGAGGCCTGATGCTCGGCGTCGAGATCATCGACCCCGACACGGGAGCCGCCGCCCCCGCCCTGGCCGCCGCCATCCGCCAGGAGTGCCTGGACCGCGGCCTGATCGTCGAACTCGGCGGCCGTCACGGCGCCGTGGTCCGCCTGCTGCCCCCGCTCACCCTCACCGACGAGCAGGCCACAGCCGTCCTGGACCGCCTCGCCGACGCCGTCCCCGCCGCCGCCCACTGA
- the hflX gene encoding GTPase HflX: MTSSSSPSQDPRDAQNVRDPQRFTESLRADALMEEDVAWSHEIDGDRDGDQFDRSERAALRRVAGLSTELEDVTEVEYRQLRLERVVLVGVWTSGTVSDAENSLAELAALAETAGALVLDGVIQRRDKPDPATFIGSGKARELRDIVLESGADTVVCDGELSPGQLIALEDVVKVKVVDRTALILDIFAQHAKSREGKAQVALAQMQYMLPRLRGWGQSLSRQMGGGGGGGMATRGPGETKIETDRRRIREKMAKMRREIAEMKTGRDIKRQERRRNKVPSVAIAGYTNAGKSSLLNRLTGAGVLVENALFATLDPTVRRAETPSGRIYTLADTVGFVRHLPHHLVEAFRSTMEEVGDSDLILHIVDGSHPAPEEQLAAVREVIREVGAVNVPEIVVINKADAADPLVLQRLLRIERYSIAVSARTGQGIGELLALIDSELPRPAVEVEALVPYTRGGLIARAHAEGEVISEEHTPEGTVLKARVHQELAAELAPYVPAKQ, translated from the coding sequence ATGACCTCCTCTTCATCCCCTTCCCAGGACCCGCGGGACGCGCAGAACGTGCGGGACCCGCAGCGCTTCACCGAGAGCCTTCGGGCCGATGCCCTGATGGAAGAGGACGTCGCCTGGAGCCACGAGATCGACGGAGACCGGGACGGCGACCAGTTCGACCGCTCCGAGCGCGCGGCCCTGCGCCGCGTGGCCGGTCTCTCCACCGAGCTCGAGGACGTCACCGAGGTCGAGTACCGCCAGCTCCGCCTGGAGCGCGTGGTCCTCGTCGGTGTCTGGACCTCCGGCACGGTGAGCGACGCCGAGAACTCCCTCGCGGAGCTGGCGGCCCTCGCCGAGACGGCGGGCGCCCTCGTACTCGACGGTGTCATCCAGCGCCGCGACAAGCCCGACCCGGCCACCTTCATCGGTTCCGGCAAGGCCCGTGAGCTGCGCGACATCGTGCTGGAGAGCGGCGCCGACACCGTCGTCTGCGACGGCGAGCTCAGCCCCGGCCAGCTCATCGCCCTCGAGGACGTCGTCAAGGTCAAGGTCGTCGACCGGACCGCCCTCATCCTGGACATCTTCGCCCAGCACGCCAAGTCCCGAGAGGGCAAGGCGCAGGTCGCCCTCGCGCAGATGCAGTACATGCTGCCGCGACTGCGCGGCTGGGGTCAGTCGCTGTCCCGGCAGATGGGTGGCGGCGGCGGTGGCGGCATGGCCACCCGAGGCCCCGGTGAGACCAAGATCGAGACCGACCGGCGCCGCATCCGCGAGAAGATGGCGAAGATGCGCCGGGAGATCGCCGAGATGAAGACCGGCCGCGACATCAAGCGGCAGGAACGGCGCCGCAACAAGGTGCCCTCGGTCGCCATCGCCGGCTACACCAACGCCGGTAAGTCCTCCCTGCTCAACCGCCTCACCGGCGCGGGCGTCCTGGTGGAGAACGCACTGTTCGCCACCCTCGACCCGACCGTGCGCCGCGCCGAAACCCCGTCCGGCCGGATCTACACCCTGGCCGACACCGTGGGCTTCGTCCGGCACCTGCCCCACCACCTCGTCGAGGCCTTCCGCTCCACGATGGAGGAGGTCGGCGACTCCGACCTCATCCTGCACATCGTGGACGGCTCGCACCCGGCGCCGGAGGAGCAGCTGGCGGCGGTCCGCGAGGTCATCCGCGAGGTCGGCGCGGTCAACGTGCCGGAGATCGTGGTGATCAACAAGGCCGACGCCGCGGACCCGCTCGTCCTGCAGCGCCTGCTGCGTATCGAGCGGTACTCCATCGCCGTCTCGGCCCGCACCGGCCAGGGCATCGGGGAGCTCCTCGCGCTCATCGACAGCGAGCTGCCCCGGCCCGCCGTCGAGGTGGAGGCCCTCGTGCCGTACACCCGCGGCGGGCTGATCGCCCGGGCGCACGCCGAGGGCGAGGTGATCTCCGAGGAGCACACCCCGGAGGGCACCGTGCTCAAGGCGCGGGTCCACCAGGAACTCGCGGCGGAACTGGCGCCGTACGTCCCTGCCAAGCAGTAA
- the nrdR gene encoding transcriptional regulator NrdR, with product MHCPFCRHPDSRVVDSRTTDDGTSIRRRRQCPDCSRRFTTVETASLMVIKRSGVTEPFSRTKVISGVRKACQGRPVTEDALAKLGQRVEEAVRATGSAELTTHDVGLAILGPLQELDLVAYLRFASVYKAFDTLEDFETAIAELREPRPHPHECEPGGTPPVVPVPASAAD from the coding sequence ATGCACTGCCCCTTCTGCAGGCACCCCGACAGCCGCGTCGTCGACAGCCGCACCACCGACGACGGAACGTCGATCCGCCGGCGCCGTCAGTGCCCCGACTGCTCCCGTCGCTTCACGACGGTGGAGACGGCCTCGCTGATGGTGATCAAGCGAAGCGGGGTCACCGAACCCTTCAGCCGCACCAAGGTCATCTCTGGCGTCCGCAAGGCGTGCCAGGGGCGGCCGGTCACCGAGGACGCCCTCGCCAAGCTCGGCCAGCGGGTCGAGGAGGCGGTGCGCGCCACTGGAAGCGCCGAGCTGACCACTCACGACGTGGGTCTGGCCATACTCGGCCCGTTGCAGGAGCTCGACCTGGTCGCGTACCTGCGGTTCGCGTCCGTGTACAAAGCTTTCGACACCCTTGAAGACTTCGAGACCGCCATCGCGGAACTTCGCGAGCCGCGGCCTCACCCCCATGAGTGCGAGCCCGGAGGGACCCCCCCGGTCGTCCCCGTGCCCGCCTCCGCCGCCGACTGA
- a CDS encoding IucA/IucC family protein has product MLPDLLDHPDPATAAEAATVENLLRCWVRESGIGRPDGPAGTLLRIPLPASAAALLVPVRHWSEAGWHRFAPARLEGAPADAPAVDAVTLAALIAREGNGRGADLVGRVADSVRRTTEFIADRRRRPTAPAPITGDLFLTAEQSLLLGHPLQPDPKSREGLSDAEAHRYSPELHGSFPLRWFAVAPTALATDSAWTERGRPVSAAQLLARLAPGLPLPAGTTPLPLHPWQARDLLQRPVVAALRDAGLLIDLGPYGAPWYPTSSVRTVHRPGTPAMLKLSLGLRITNSRRENLRKELHRGVEVHRLLRTGLAEEWQTAHPGFDIVRDPAWVAVDTPDGTPVPGLDALLRHNPFRSDDDAVCVAALTSPRPWPGRTTMRSRLADTVSRLATSTGRPTSAVATEWFLRYLDQVVLPVLAFDALAGIALEAHQQNTVVLLDRAGWPVGGRFRDNQGYYFRESRRTELEHRLPGIGRASDTFVPDAVTDERFAYYLGINNVLGLIGAFGSQRLADERVLLAAFRRFLGKAADLGPLPAQLLDSPTLRCKANLLTRLGGLDELVGPVETQSVYVTITNPLHD; this is encoded by the coding sequence GTGCTGCCCGACCTGCTGGACCACCCGGACCCGGCCACCGCCGCCGAGGCCGCCACCGTGGAGAACCTGCTGCGGTGCTGGGTCCGCGAGAGCGGCATCGGCCGCCCCGACGGGCCCGCCGGCACCCTCCTGCGCATCCCCCTTCCCGCATCCGCCGCCGCACTGCTGGTTCCCGTCCGGCACTGGTCCGAGGCCGGCTGGCACCGCTTCGCCCCCGCCCGACTCGAAGGCGCCCCCGCCGACGCCCCCGCTGTGGACGCCGTCACCCTCGCCGCCCTGATCGCCCGCGAGGGCAACGGCCGCGGTGCCGACCTCGTCGGCCGGGTCGCCGACTCGGTGCGCCGCACCACCGAGTTCATCGCCGACCGACGCCGCCGCCCCACCGCCCCCGCCCCCATCACCGGGGACCTCTTCCTCACCGCCGAACAGTCCCTCCTCCTCGGCCACCCCCTCCAACCCGACCCCAAGAGCCGCGAAGGGCTCTCCGACGCCGAAGCCCACCGCTACTCACCCGAACTCCACGGCTCCTTCCCCCTGCGCTGGTTCGCCGTCGCACCGACCGCCCTCGCCACCGACTCCGCCTGGACCGAACGCGGCCGCCCCGTCTCCGCCGCGCAGCTCCTCGCCCGGCTCGCCCCCGGGCTCCCGCTGCCCGCCGGCACCACCCCCCTTCCCCTGCACCCCTGGCAGGCCCGCGACCTCCTCCAGCGCCCCGTCGTCGCCGCTCTCCGCGACGCGGGACTCCTCATCGACCTGGGCCCGTACGGAGCCCCCTGGTATCCCACCTCCTCCGTCCGCACCGTCCACCGCCCCGGCACCCCCGCGATGCTCAAGCTCTCCCTGGGCCTGCGCATCACCAACTCCCGCCGGGAGAACCTCCGCAAGGAACTCCACCGCGGCGTCGAAGTGCACCGGCTGCTCCGCACCGGCCTCGCCGAGGAATGGCAGACGGCCCACCCCGGCTTCGACATCGTCCGCGACCCCGCGTGGGTCGCCGTCGACACCCCGGACGGCACCCCCGTACCGGGACTCGACGCCCTGCTCCGCCACAACCCCTTCCGCTCCGACGACGACGCCGTCTGCGTCGCCGCACTCACCTCCCCACGCCCATGGCCAGGCCGCACCACGATGCGCTCCCGGCTCGCCGACACCGTCTCCCGGCTCGCCACCAGCACCGGCCGCCCCACCTCCGCCGTCGCCACCGAGTGGTTCCTGCGCTACCTCGACCAGGTCGTCCTGCCCGTCCTGGCCTTCGACGCACTCGCCGGCATCGCCCTCGAAGCCCACCAGCAGAACACGGTGGTCCTCCTCGACCGGGCCGGCTGGCCCGTCGGCGGCCGCTTCCGCGACAACCAGGGCTACTACTTCCGCGAGTCACGGCGCACCGAGCTGGAACACCGGCTCCCCGGCATCGGCCGCGCCAGTGACACCTTCGTCCCCGACGCCGTCACCGACGAACGCTTCGCCTACTACCTCGGCATCAACAACGTGCTCGGCCTCATCGGGGCCTTCGGCTCCCAGCGGCTGGCCGACGAGCGCGTACTCCTCGCCGCCTTCCGCCGGTTCCTCGGCAAGGCCGCAGACCTCGGCCCGCTCCCCGCGCAGCTGCTGGACTCACCCACCCTCCGCTGCAAGGCGAACCTGCTCACCCGCCTGGGCGGCCTCGACGAGCTCGTGGGCCCCGTCGAAACGCAGTCCGTCTACGTCACCATCACCAACCCCCTCCACGACTGA
- a CDS encoding ATP-dependent DNA helicase: MTKPSLPDLLHAAVSAVGGTERPGQVAMAEAVAEAIDDNSHRLIQAGTGTGKSLGYLVPALAHGERVVVATATLALQRQLVERDLPRTVEALHPQLRRRPQFAMLKGRSNYLCLHRLHEGAPQDEEEGLFDQFEAAAPTSKLGMDLLRLRDWADETETGDRDDLTPGVSDKAWSQISVSSRECLGATKCAYGAECFAEAARERAKLADVVVTNHALLAIDAIEGAPVLPQHEVLIVDEAHELVSRVTGVATGELTPGQVNRAVKRAAKLVDEKTADSLQTASETFERVMELALPGRLEQIPDDLGYALAALRDSARNVISAIGATRDKSVHDEDAVRKQALAAVENVHTVAERIMLGSEYDVVWYERHDRFGATLRVAPLSVSGLLREKLFEDRSVVLTSATLKLGGDFNGVAASLGLSPEGVEGEDVPMWRGLDVGSPFDYPKQGILYVAKHLATPGREGTRGDMMDELAELIEAAGGRTLGLFSSMRGAKAAAEELRGRLDNPILLQGEETLGELIKTFAADPRTCLFGTLSLWQGVDVPGPSCQLVIMDRIPFPRPDDPLMSARQKSVEENGGNGFMAVAATHAALLMAQGAGRLVRASGDRGVVAVLDPRLATARYGSFLRASLPDFWYTTDRNQVRRSLAAIDASAQADGK, encoded by the coding sequence ATGACGAAGCCCTCCCTCCCCGACCTCCTGCACGCCGCCGTCTCCGCCGTCGGCGGCACGGAGCGCCCCGGCCAGGTGGCCATGGCCGAAGCCGTCGCCGAAGCGATCGACGACAACTCGCACCGGCTGATCCAGGCCGGCACCGGCACCGGCAAGTCCCTCGGCTACCTGGTCCCGGCCCTCGCGCACGGCGAGCGCGTCGTCGTGGCCACGGCGACGCTGGCGCTCCAGCGCCAGCTCGTCGAGCGCGACCTGCCGCGCACGGTCGAGGCGCTGCATCCGCAGCTGCGCCGGCGGCCGCAGTTCGCCATGCTCAAGGGCCGGTCGAACTACCTGTGCCTGCACCGGCTGCACGAGGGTGCCCCGCAGGACGAGGAGGAGGGCCTCTTCGACCAGTTCGAGGCCGCCGCCCCCACCAGCAAGCTCGGCATGGACCTCCTGCGCCTGCGCGACTGGGCGGACGAGACCGAGACCGGCGACCGCGACGACCTCACCCCCGGGGTCTCCGACAAGGCCTGGAGCCAGATCTCGGTCTCCTCCCGGGAGTGCCTGGGCGCGACGAAGTGCGCGTACGGCGCCGAGTGCTTCGCGGAGGCGGCCCGTGAGCGGGCCAAGCTCGCCGATGTGGTGGTCACCAACCACGCGCTGCTCGCCATCGACGCCATCGAGGGCGCGCCCGTCCTGCCGCAGCACGAGGTGCTGATCGTGGACGAGGCCCACGAGCTGGTCTCCCGCGTCACCGGCGTCGCCACCGGCGAGCTCACCCCGGGGCAGGTCAACCGGGCCGTGAAGCGTGCCGCCAAGCTGGTCGACGAGAAGACCGCGGACTCCCTGCAGACCGCATCGGAGACCTTCGAGCGGGTGATGGAGCTGGCACTCCCCGGCCGTCTGGAGCAGATCCCCGACGACCTCGGCTACGCGCTGGCCGCGCTGCGCGATTCCGCGCGCAATGTGATCTCCGCGATCGGTGCCACCCGTGACAAGTCCGTCCATGACGAGGACGCCGTCCGCAAGCAGGCCCTGGCCGCAGTGGAGAACGTCCACACGGTGGCGGAGCGGATCATGCTCGGCTCCGAGTACGACGTGGTCTGGTACGAGCGCCACGACCGCTTCGGCGCCACCCTCCGCGTCGCACCGCTGTCGGTGTCGGGGCTGCTGCGCGAGAAGCTCTTCGAGGACCGCTCGGTCGTCCTCACCTCCGCCACCCTCAAGCTCGGCGGGGACTTCAACGGGGTCGCGGCCTCGCTCGGCCTCTCCCCCGAAGGGGTCGAAGGGGAGGACGTACCGATGTGGCGCGGCCTGGACGTCGGGTCGCCGTTCGACTATCCGAAGCAGGGCATCCTCTACGTCGCCAAGCACCTGGCCACCCCGGGCCGGGAGGGCACCCGTGGCGACATGATGGACGAGCTGGCGGAACTGATCGAGGCGGCGGGCGGGCGCACCCTCGGCCTCTTCTCCTCCATGCGCGGAGCCAAGGCGGCAGCCGAGGAGCTGCGCGGGCGGCTCGACAACCCGATCCTGCTCCAGGGCGAGGAGACTCTGGGCGAGCTGATCAAGACCTTCGCCGCCGACCCGCGCACCTGCCTGTTCGGGACGCTCTCGCTCTGGCAGGGCGTGGACGTTCCCGGCCCCAGCTGCCAGCTGGTGATCATGGACCGGATCCCGTTCCCGCGCCCCGACGACCCGCTGATGAGCGCCCGCCAGAAGTCCGTCGAGGAGAACGGCGGCAACGGCTTCATGGCGGTGGCCGCCACGCACGCGGCCCTGCTGATGGCCCAGGGCGCCGGCCGACTGGTACGGGCCTCCGGCGACCGGGGCGTCGTCGCGGTCCTCGACCCCCGGCTGGCCACGGCCCGGTACGGGAGCTTCCTGCGGGCCTCGCTGCCCGACTTCTGGTACACCACGGACCGCAACCAGGTCCGCCGCTCACTGGCCGCGATCGACGCGAGCGCTCAAGCCGACGGCAAGTAG
- a CDS encoding trypsin-like serine peptidase, whose product MRPNRPVTAALCAAALALTAAACGPGDGEAGGDAKPTVAAPLPSGGAADGPIKIPQELKDKLKQHGFDMEKWKGGAWKNWNKDDWLREAGDYVNPIIDGLWDPDRMRDAEQPQRPSVDPDAGKDQGVTDPTPAPVTAKAAAAPYHSSVPASGKVFFDGPEGSMVCSATVVKDPAHPGKSNLVWTAGHCVHAGKAGGWYRNIAFVPSYNNAGRPAAELKGAPREQVAPYGVWWSDWAQTSDQWIANGGPTGGAGAPYDFAVLHVTPEKGGNGKSLEETVGTALPVEFNAPAVPKITGMTATGYPAAAPFDGQKAYQCTDKPGRLALRQQDPVMYRIGCTMTGGSSGGGWIATGADGKPALVSNTSIGPAKAGWLAGPKLGPEAKGIYDAVSAKFKR is encoded by the coding sequence ATGCGACCGAACCGACCGGTCACCGCGGCCCTGTGCGCGGCCGCGCTCGCGCTGACCGCCGCGGCCTGCGGACCCGGCGACGGGGAGGCCGGCGGCGACGCCAAGCCGACCGTGGCAGCGCCCCTCCCGTCCGGCGGCGCCGCGGACGGCCCGATCAAGATCCCGCAAGAGCTCAAGGACAAGCTCAAGCAGCACGGCTTCGACATGGAGAAGTGGAAGGGGGGCGCGTGGAAGAACTGGAACAAGGACGACTGGCTCCGTGAGGCGGGCGACTACGTCAACCCCATCATCGACGGCCTCTGGGACCCGGACCGGATGCGTGACGCGGAACAGCCGCAGCGCCCGTCCGTCGACCCCGACGCGGGCAAGGACCAGGGCGTCACGGACCCGACCCCGGCGCCGGTGACGGCCAAGGCCGCGGCCGCGCCCTACCACTCCAGCGTTCCGGCGTCCGGCAAGGTCTTCTTCGACGGTCCCGAGGGCTCGATGGTCTGCTCGGCGACCGTGGTGAAGGACCCCGCGCACCCCGGCAAGTCGAACCTGGTCTGGACGGCGGGCCACTGCGTGCACGCGGGCAAGGCCGGCGGCTGGTACCGCAACATCGCCTTCGTCCCCTCGTACAACAACGCGGGCCGGCCGGCGGCCGAGCTCAAGGGCGCGCCGCGCGAGCAGGTGGCCCCGTACGGCGTGTGGTGGAGCGACTGGGCGCAGACCTCCGACCAGTGGATCGCGAACGGCGGTCCGACAGGCGGTGCGGGCGCTCCGTACGACTTCGCGGTGCTGCACGTGACCCCGGAGAAGGGCGGTAACGGCAAGTCCCTGGAGGAGACGGTCGGTACGGCGCTGCCGGTCGAGTTCAACGCCCCGGCCGTCCCGAAGATCACGGGCATGACGGCGACGGGCTACCCGGCGGCGGCCCCCTTCGACGGCCAGAAGGCCTACCAGTGCACGGACAAGCCGGGCCGTCTGGCGCTGCGCCAGCAGGACCCGGTGATGTACCGCATCGGCTGCACGATGACGGGCGGCTCCTCCGGCGGCGGCTGGATCGCGACGGGCGCCGACGGCAAGCCCGCGCTGGTGTCGAACACCTCGATCGGCCCGGCGAAGGCGGGCTGGCTGGCCGGCCCGAAGCTGGGTCCGGAGGCCAAGGGGATCTACGACGCGGTGAGCGCCAAGTTCAAGCGCTGA
- a CDS encoding GNAT family N-acetyltransferase, giving the protein MPPAETTTSTATSTAIGPARHAADHHENAGHRFAVGLLPLLAEADLLDSPAGWAALPTPAGAFRLEPVRPGRDLQLLTRWMNDPDVAAYWELSGASAVTAAHLRTQLDGDGRSIPCLGVLDGTPMSYWEIYRADLDPVSRHYPACPHDTGIHLLIGDGTNRGRGLGTTLLRAVTELVFDNRPRCTRVIAEPDIRNTPSVSAFLGAGFRYATEIQLPEKRAALMIRERSLRNLL; this is encoded by the coding sequence ATGCCCCCCGCCGAAACGACCACCAGCACCGCCACCAGCACTGCCATCGGCCCCGCCCGCCACGCGGCCGACCATCACGAGAACGCAGGGCACCGCTTCGCCGTCGGACTGCTGCCCCTGCTCGCCGAGGCGGACCTCCTCGACTCACCCGCGGGCTGGGCCGCCCTGCCCACACCGGCCGGAGCCTTCCGCCTCGAACCCGTACGGCCGGGCCGAGACCTACAGCTCCTCACCCGCTGGATGAACGACCCCGACGTCGCCGCCTACTGGGAGCTCTCCGGCGCCTCCGCCGTCACCGCCGCCCACCTGCGGACCCAGCTCGACGGCGACGGCCGCAGCATCCCCTGCCTCGGCGTCCTCGACGGCACCCCGATGAGCTACTGGGAGATCTACCGGGCCGACCTCGACCCGGTCTCCCGCCACTACCCGGCGTGCCCCCACGACACGGGTATCCACCTGCTGATCGGAGACGGCACGAACCGCGGACGGGGCCTGGGGACCACGCTGCTGCGCGCCGTCACCGAGCTCGTCTTCGACAACCGCCCCCGCTGCACACGGGTCATCGCCGAACCGGACATTCGCAACACCCCCTCCGTCTCAGCCTTCCTCGGCGCCGGTTTCCGCTACGCCACGGAAATCCAACTCCCCGAGAAGCGCGCCGCCCTGATGATCCGGGAGCGGTCGCTGCGCAATCTCCTCTGA